In Candidatus Binatus sp., one genomic interval encodes:
- a CDS encoding LL-diaminopimelate aminotransferase: MTKPCGLRLFQQVQIKTASRLGLLPPYLFAELDRLKKEVASKGVDVISLSIGDPDLPTPRHIVETLKRAADDPINHRYPDYEGLPRFRNASADWYRRRFAVSFDPQREVCALIGSKEGIANFSTAVVDPGDIVLIPDPGYPVYYSGCVFNGGEPYFLPLRKGNGFVPDLASIPAEVARRARMLWLNYPNNPTAATVDLSFFNDAVKFCLKHDIILAHDSAYSEIAYDGYRAPSVFQAEGSRECAIEFHSLSKTFSMTGWRVGFAIGNAQLIGALGKVKTNMDSGVFQAVQEAAITGLEGGDGDQLAEYCAIYKQRRDLLVRSIRALGLECEEPRATFYVWAKVPRGYTSVSFTERVLKQAGVAITPGSGFGKGGEGYVRFSLTVSSERLVEAVDRLKALRF, from the coding sequence ATGACCAAGCCTTGTGGTCTGAGGCTGTTTCAACAGGTGCAAATCAAGACTGCTTCTCGACTGGGTCTTTTACCGCCCTACCTTTTTGCCGAGCTTGACCGCCTGAAAAAGGAGGTGGCAAGCAAGGGCGTTGACGTTATCAGCCTGTCGATTGGCGACCCCGACCTGCCCACGCCGCGTCACATCGTCGAGACGCTCAAGCGCGCCGCCGACGACCCGATAAATCACCGCTATCCCGACTACGAAGGCTTGCCGCGATTTCGCAATGCGTCCGCGGATTGGTACCGGCGGCGCTTCGCCGTCAGCTTCGACCCTCAGCGCGAGGTCTGCGCTCTGATTGGCTCCAAGGAAGGCATCGCAAACTTCTCGACCGCCGTCGTCGATCCCGGCGACATCGTGCTGATTCCCGACCCCGGATACCCGGTGTACTACTCGGGATGCGTCTTCAACGGAGGCGAGCCGTATTTTCTGCCGCTCAGAAAAGGAAACGGATTCGTTCCCGATCTCGCCTCGATTCCCGCCGAAGTGGCGCGCCGCGCCCGGATGCTGTGGCTGAACTATCCGAACAATCCAACCGCGGCGACCGTTGACCTCTCGTTTTTCAACGATGCGGTCAAATTCTGCCTCAAGCACGACATCATCCTCGCCCACGACAGCGCCTACTCCGAAATTGCCTACGACGGCTATCGAGCCCCAAGCGTTTTCCAGGCCGAAGGCTCGCGCGAATGCGCAATCGAGTTCCACTCGTTATCGAAGACGTTTTCGATGACCGGATGGCGCGTCGGCTTCGCGATCGGCAATGCCCAGTTGATCGGCGCGCTCGGCAAGGTCAAGACCAACATGGATTCGGGCGTTTTCCAGGCGGTGCAGGAAGCCGCGATCACCGGCCTGGAAGGGGGCGACGGCGACCAGCTCGCCGAATATTGTGCGATCTACAAGCAACGCCGCGACCTGCTGGTCCGATCGATCCGCGCGCTCGGGCTGGAATGCGAGGAGCCGCGGGCGACCTTTTACGTCTGGGCCAAAGTTCCGCGCGGTTACACCTCGGTTTCATTTACCGAGCGCGTATTGAAGCAAGCCGGCGTCGCGATTACGCCCGGCTCCGGATTCGGCAAGGGTGGTGAGGGATACGTTCGCTTCTCGCTTACGGTGTCGAGCGAACGGTTGGTCGAGGCGGTGGACC